The Candidatus Neomarinimicrobiota bacterium sequence CGACACGGCATCCTCGGTGGAGATGCCCCGCTGCTGACAGTAAAAAATCTGATCCTCGCTTATTTTGGAGGTGGAGGCCTCGTGTTCCATATGGGCCGAGGAGTTGCGGACGTCGATGTAAGGGAAGGTGTGGGCACCGCATTTATCACCGATCAGCAGCGAATCGCACTGGGAGTAGTTGCGGGCGTTGGTGGCTCCGGGCATGATCCGCAC is a genomic window containing:
- a CDS encoding SufD family Fe-S cluster assembly protein; amino-acid sequence: VRIMPGATNARNYSQCDSLLIGDKCGAHTFPYIDVRNSSAHMEHEASTSKISEDQIFYCQQRGISTEDAVSMIVNGFCKEVFRKLPMEFAVEARRLLEVSLEGSVG